The genomic segment CGCCAGGCAGTCCCAGGCGCTCCGAAGGGCACCCAGACCCACCTACTGAGTCTCGCAGCTGCAGTCAAGGGCCCCCCAGTCCAGGCAGCCCAGACCCCAAGGCCTGCAACTGGAAAAAGTACAAGTTCATCGTGCTAAACTCTCAGGCCTCCCAAGCAGGGAGCCTGGCAGGGGAGAGGAGTTCTGGTCAACTTTGCTCCCAGGCCCGGCTCCCCAGTGGAGATGAGgcttccagcagcagcagcagtgaagAAGGACCCATTTCCGGTCCACAGAGCAGGTACAGAAACTGGAACCCCCCGCAATTTGTAGAGGCAGCCTcagctcagaggcacagcccttgGGCCTGGGTGGTCAGGAACAGGGAGTGAAGGAGTGGGCTTCAGGGACACCAGCTCACCTTAGGGAGTTGGCCAGAGGTCAGGCTTACTCTGTAGGGTGGGACTTGGGCAGTGAAATTGGACATGGCACATTGGTCCATAGTGGCTCACCTCCAGAGGGTAGGCCTATGGCAACAAGTCTTCCAGGGGAGAACCCCACCACCGCCGCCGCCATATAATCTCTCCTAACCCTTGTCTCTGGGCCTTGACATCTGCCTAGGCTCTCTCCAACTGCTGCCACTGTACAGTTCAAATGTGGGGCTCCAGTCAATACCCCCCATCTCCTCACACCCCGGGCTCCAGAGACCACTGGGTCACACTCTGGGCGGGCTCATCCACCACCAGGTAAGAGCCCCTCCTTTTACCCCCTTCTTGGATTTTCTCCCATGGCTGCTCAAGGCCAGTTTAAAGGCCCAGTCCATTTCCTGCTGATTAGACTCAcctagggagcttttaaaaatcccattgcCCAGGTCACACCCCATAGATCAGAAAGTCTGCAAGTGGGAGCCTGGCATCAGTACTTTTTAAAGCTTCCAGTGAACAGCACTGTTTGGGAACTTCTGGCCTATTTCCATCCAGGCCTGAGTGGTCAGCCCAGGGCTTGGCAAGGCCTCTCTGGCAAGCTGTCGCCCAGAGTGGtgcaagagaggagagagaaacagaaacttcCACCCACGAGTAGGGGCCTCCACCTACCACCACCGCTATTGGAGTGATTAGCAGAGtactctggaatcagacagacatGGAGTCAGATCTTGGCTTGTCCTCTCAATAACCATGTGACCCCAAGCAAGTCAAATGAGCTCCAGAAGCCTTAACAGTAaattgggaaaaagaaaacccGCTACCGTGTGGTTTGAGGATTCACTGGTATTGTCATTACCCACCACCCTTCCCAGGAAGTGAATTTTTCAGCTGCCAGAGCTGTGAGGCTGTGGCTGGGTGCTCATCGGGGCTGGACCCCTTGGCTCCTGGGGATGAGGATAAGCCCTACAAGTGTCAGCTCTGCCGGTCTGCCTTCCGCTATAAGGGCAACCTGGCCAGCCACCGCACGGTGCACACAGGTAGGGGAGGAGCGGGGAGAGGGCCCTGGCCTTGGTGCCCACAGCCGTCCCCTGGTAGAGTCCCtgacctcccttcctccctgcctccagggGAAAAGCCCTACCACTGCTCCGTCTGCGGAGCCCGCTTTAACCGGCCGGCTAACCTAAAAACGCATAGCCGCATCCATTCGGGAGAGAAGCCCTACAAGTGTGAGACGTGCGGCTCGCGCTTTGTACAGGTACGGCGCCCGTTTCAGAGACGGCTCGCAGGCAAATTTCCGAGAGGGCGAGGTGGGCCGAATGGGGAGGGTTCTGTCCCTCCCATTGGCGCTGTCTGAggtcccctcctctcccaggtaGCGCATCTGCGCGCGCACGTGCTGATCCACACCGGGGAGAAGCCCTATCCTTGCCCCACCTGCGGGACTCGCTTCCGCCACCTACAGACCCTCAAGAGCCACGTTCGCATCCACACGGGAGAGAAGCCTTACCACGTGAGTACCCGACCTGGCTTGACCCAAAGCCTTGGAATTACCTTCCGTTTACCGAGGGGCGGAGCTCTGAAAGGAGCCGGCCCAGCGGTTCTAGACCTGTTCGAGGTGGGCGGTGTCCTTGTGAGTAAGGGGCGGGGGCCGAGGGTAGGGGTGGCAGGTATAGAAGTTAGGCTCCTGGACGGGGCGCTACCCTCCTGGAGAGGAGCTGACGGATGGAGAAAGCTTTGCTGAAGAGGGCGGGGCGTAGCTCCTAGGCCTTCCCCTAAGGATTTGGGAGCATGTAGGGACTAAAGAGCTTCTCTAAGATAGAGTGCTGGGCGGTTCTCCTTTGCTCAACACCTAAAAGGTGGTCGTGCTTGGGGAGGGACCTGACTCAGCTGTCCTCCGACAGTGCGACCCCTGCAGTCTGCATTTCCGGCACAAGAGTCAACTTCGGCTGCATCTGCGCCAGAAACACGGAGCTGCTACCAACACCAAAGTGCACTACCACATTCTGGGGGGGCCCTAGCTGAGCGCCTGCCCAGGCCCCACTCCCTTCCTGGAAGACAGGAaagccgcggctcacgcctggGTTCGCTGTCAGGCTTGGGCATAGGGGTGTGCAAGGCCCCTCGATGTCAGCGACTTGCCACCACCTTAATTTCTCACTGGGGAGAGCAGGGGTGGCAGATCCCAACTTGATCTGCCTTTGTTTTGCTGGTCAAAACCTCTTCCCCACGATCACAATTGTTTCTGAGGAGAGAACGAGCtaggagctggaggaggggagagactGGAGGCCTGGTTTCTACCTGCAGCCCCCATCTCATTCGGTTTAtctgtaaatataatttattgagGCCTTTGGGTGGCACCAGGGCCTTCATTCTATTGCATTTCCCATGTCCCTCTTCCCCAAGTGTGATCAAAAGTGACCTGAAACACAGAATGTGAGGTCATGGCTCTGCCGGCAGAGATTAGCACTTGGCTGCCTCCTTTGGCGTGAGtgttttgtattattattgtcataACTTTTATCTTTAGAGTTGTTCTTTTCCTATTTGCTTGTTGGTTTGTTTCAAATGGAGAAAGGGGTTCTCTGTGTCCTACCCCTCCAATTCTAGGTCTGGAAACGTAATTTGTTCTAGGGCAGCTCTGGGAACATGTGGGTTTATGGAATTGGGTCAGGAACCCTCTCTGGTATTCTGAATGTTGTCGGTTTTCTAGCAGGCCAGCACTGGATTAgactttttctgttcttcaagGGTTACAGGAACCTATGGTGAGCCTGAAGTGGAGGTAATAAGTACCTCCTAGAGGCAGTGGGTGTGGGCCTTTGTCAGTCTTGGAACTGGGGTGATGATTACAGGGGCTTTCTCTTATGTTCCTAACTGTCCCATTCGTCTGATCACCTAGGTCTGGCTCCACTGTGtctgtttgatagaactcacccAGGAGCTTGAGTTGGGCCCACAATCCTCCCACTAGGGCCCGTTCTTAGCACTGAGTTGATCCCTCCATGCAGGAGAGATCTGAAATTCCTCACCAGAGATGATGCAATCTTTTCTGATTCTGCCCAGTCTCTAAGCATGTTATGACCTAGGGGAGAATTATGAAACCCTTTATCTTGACTAAACAGTAAAGAGTATGACTCATCCTTTACTGCAGAGGTGTCTGGGTTTGAATGTTCCTTGGGGTTCTACCTGAGATGAACCTGTTCTTCCTTTAGTAGGTTTTCGGACATCTTCTGGCAAGTGTCCAGATTCCAGAAACTTCTTTGCCTCTAGAAGTCACAGCTGCTTGGTAACTTTCTTACCTTAGAAAAGCTGGGTCTGTGACCTGGTCTTCCTGTCACTGCATTCCTGTCCGGAACCAGTGAAAGCACTAGAACCTTCcacagggagagaaaaggggTTGAGTTCCACTATGGATTTTCTGTAGTTTGGGATTATGATCGGAATTACTGTTGGGATTAGAGATTTAGAAGATTTAAAAGACTGACTGATGGACCCTCTAGTTGACCAAGTATCCAGGTAGGATTAAGAGGTTGGTTGAGGGGCAAAGTCTCTGGTGTAGGCCAAGTAGGTAGGAGGTTAGGAATGGGTTGCTTCTTAACTGTGTGGAATGTCTGGAATGTTAGATGATACTCTGAAGCCTTGATTTACAGTCCTGCCCCTGTTGCCCTGGGGGATTAGGGACATGGGGTGGAAGGTTAAAAAGCACTTTGAATTTGCAgggtggaggttcctcaagacaGGTCAGTACTAGTGGCTGTCACTTGGGGACTGGTGAGAGAGCTACTCTTCTCCCTCTTTGCCTCTTACTCCCCACTGCAGAATTGAAGGAGGTAGGGAAAGCAGAGGAGAGAGCTGAGAAggaaccatgattttttttttttttttttttttttttaccagattgGATGGGCAGGTGGAGAGTGCCAAGGGGTGGAGATGTTAGATCTTGCAAGATCAGAATCATGGAATAAAGAAGCCTCTCTGTGCTGCCTGTTGTGTCCTGGGTTCTTGCCTGTGGGGATCTGGGGACTGAGGGTTCTGAAGCTGGGGAAAGAGGGTATCCTATCCTTCCTGGATACCATCTTGGATTCTGTGCCCATCCCACTGTCCCATCCCACCAGACATTTTAAGTGGCCCttgttctccccttccctgcccttgCCTTCCGGATCATTGTGTAGGAACCAGTGACTTCATGAAGTTTCTCCGGAGCCACCTGCATCCTACTGCTCTGAAGTCACTTCCTGCCTGAGGTGTGGAGGCAGCAGGGAGAAACCAGGAAGCCACTAATAATACCAACATGTTGGGGGATGCATCTGTGCAGGAAAACTTAATGCCTGGACAccctctaccaccaccaccaccacagaaAATGGATAGGACTTGGGTGCCATAAGGATAATAGGAGCTGGAGGTGGCAGTGAGAAGGCTGTGTGGTTAGAGCCAGCGTGCCAGCtctacccctcccccagcagTGGTGTCTTGGAATCCATCCAGTGCCTAGTACACACTTctctcccaccctttcccctgtCCTGTGTGTGTCATGGGTGCACAGCCTTGTTCTACCCAGAGGTTAAGGGGTCACTAATTCTGATAAGTGGACTTAAATTTTGGACTTAAATTCCTTTTGGACTTAAATTCCTCATCCATGAAATAAGTCCATTAGCATGGAAGGAATAAGTTCCTTCCAACGTTTACAGTTTGTGGTTGTGCTTCTTAATCTTTTAAAACCCATGACCtgggttagattttttttttaagcacaaaacaaagaaactaaactaaaaccttccttcccctcccactgCAGCTTATCCCCTGTTTAAAATAAGAccagcttaaaataaaataagaccagCTAATATTACTTAACTCCTACTACATGTCAGGCCCTAAACTAAACATTTTAGTGTATAGATTTTCTAATTCAACTCCCCCGACAACCCtaaaagtaggtactattattagccCCAGTTTACAAGTGGGGAAACCAGCTGAGAGGTTCAATGTCTTGGCCAAGTTAAGAAGTGATGAAACCAGGATTGGAACTGTGATTTGATTCTAAAGACTGCGCTCTTAACCACTCTGTTATACAGCCACACCAATTTCTACATCTTTGGTACAGTCCCCACCAGCCAAAGTTCTaactccacttaaaaaaaaaaaaagaagcttcttgggtatgattacttttatttcccaCGTATAAAATTATACGGCTCaatatgcttttttaaattatacagcctccctccccaccccagccccacttgTCTGGGTATGACCCCTTGAGTTCAAATTTCAAGGTCAGTGTCCTAAGGATCTTGAAGCCAAGTCATTAGTGCTCTATAAGGCTGGAGGAACTGGGTACTGGTTGGGTAGGAGGGGCTGATTGCGCCAGTGGTCATGGCTTGTCTCTAGTCTATCCCATCATGAGATCAAAAGCTGTGATTAGGAAGTGGTTGTTACTAGAGGTCAGAGGAAAATGTTCCAGCCCCATTGAAGACGAGGGCTGGTGGGGCTCTGAGTGAGCTCAGAGTTGCACTTCCTCTCCCCAGTTATTTTTGGTCTCTGTGACCCGTAGGTTTCCTGTTAGTGGGAACAGAAGGGACAGGAACGAGTTCCCAATAGAGAAATCAACGCCAAGAGTCCAAGAGCCcagtctcctctctctttccttggcCTTTGAACCCACTCAGGAATCCAGGCATCTAGATTCTAGTGGCCTCAGGCGCTTGGCCAGGTATTTTATCTTATCTCATAATCCCTCCgcaccacccaccccacccccgccccgctttTCAGCTCCCGGGCCCCTCATCAAGCAAGTATGTGTCTTCCTCTCCTGAACCAGTTTACCAACTCCTAACGCCCACGGACTCCTTACGTGCGCATCTCCGTGCTGAAATCTGGTCGAATTGGCCCGCTAGTTGGACAGGAGACCGAAGCTACCTCCTGGTTGGTTCCTGGGTCACCTAGGGCCCGTCTATTTAGCCTGCTAAAGTCCCCTCCTCACGCCTGCGCCCCACTCACTGCCCCAGAACAGGTTCTAAAGCCCGCCCTGCCCTTATGGCTCCGCCCCCTTCTGAGGAGTCCCGCGTTCTCATTGGTGAGCTACAGACAGGGATGTTGGCCGGGCTGGCCAGGTGCAGACACTTCCAGCGATAAGATAGATAATCCACCCTGAGACCTCAGGGATGGGGCCCAAACTCAGTGCTGCCCCCTGGCTCCTAGACCGAAAGTCAGCCCTCTCCTCCGTCTGTCCCGCCCAGGCCTCGACTCTCCACTCGCGGCCGGCGGAGCCACGCCCCCCGGCGCTGAGCGCAGGGCCAAGCGCCCGCCTGGTCTCCCTACCTATATCGCCCCCGCTAGGGGAAGGGCGCAGGCGCCTCACGCAGCCTCTCTGCAGCTTTCAAGCCCTCGTTGGTACTTTCCTCTCTACCATCCTCTGCTCCCTGCTCGGCTGCGAGTGGTCCGGTTGGGTGGGTGGGCAGAGGTGGAACGTCCTGAGCCCTGCTCCGGAAGGGGCTTAAGGCGGCAGTCCTGTTACCTCCCAGATGGCACTTAGGGCCGAGCCCCCCgacgggggctgggggtggatggTGGTGCTCTCAGCGTTCTTCCAGTCGGCGCTGGTGTTCGGAGTGCTCCGCTCCTTCGGCGTCTTCTTTGTGGAGTTTGTGGCTGCGTTTGAGGAGCCGGCAGCGCGAGTCTCCTGGATCGCCTCCATAGGAATCGCGGTGCAGCAGTTCGGGAGTGAGTGCTGCGCCTGGGTCCAGAGTCCTGTGACCCTCGACCCTCGGAAGGGAGAGGAGATGCGGGGACGGTAAAGgagatggtgggggtggggtcagtgCTGGAGAAGGACGCCTGTGATCTTCTCTCAGAACACTTCCTCTTCTCCAGGCCCAGTGGGCAGTGCGCTGAGCACCAAGTTCGGGCCCAGGCCTGTGGTGATGGCTGGGGGcatcttggctgcgttggggatGCTGCTCGCCGCCTTTGCTACCTCCTTAACCCACCTGTACCTGAGTATTGGGCTGCTCTCAGGTGAGACCCTGGGCAAGGGCGGGTCAAAAGCCTGAGTCTTTTTGGCCTCTGGACTTTTACCTTCTTCCTGCTCCTTCCAAAAGGCTTAGGGAGACGCTGAGAGAAAGTTTTGGCTAGCACCTGTGCCCAGAAggcaattttgtttttaattacatcggtttatttatggctgcgttgggtctacgttgctgcgcgtgggctttctctagttgcatcgagtgggggatactcttcgttgcggtgcgccggGCTTCTCTtggcggtgacttctcttgttgcggagcacaggctctaggcgcgcgggcttcagtatttgtggcatgtgggatttatagttgtggctcgcgggctgtagagcgcaggctcagtagttggggtgcacaggctcagttgctccgtggccctTGCtccttcccagaccagagctcgaacccgtgtcccctgcattggcaggcggattcttaaccactgcaccaccagcaaaCTCCCCCAGAAGGGAATTCTTAAGAGAGGTGACTAAAATGATAAACAGGTTAGGGGAAATCAGGAAATTCAAAGACACAAGCCCAGGGCTAGTGGGACTGGAGTGTAAAAGAAAGAATTACTGTAAAATTGTGTCAGATGTGAAAGCTGTGAAATAGATATCATTAtcctatttacagatgaggaaaggctTTAAGCTTATGCAACTTGGCAAGTGAAGTTCACACAGCCAGAAATGGTAGAGCCCAGGTCTAACTCCAGAGTTCTATGGTAGTTAACTTTGCAAACATTCCAGAGTCCCATAAAGTAtattacccccattttgcagatgagattgAGGCTAGGAGATTAAGTAAATAgacaaggtcatacagctagcaaGTATCAAGCTAGGATTGTAATTTACACCTGTGCTACCTTCTGCTGCTGGGCAGTGTTGGGATGATTGTGTGCCCTGAGCTCCTTATGGGTCCCTCAAcccccatttcttcctttttgacaGGATCTGGCTGGGCCTTGACCTTCACTCCCACCCTGGCCTGCCTGTCCCGTTACTTCTCTCGTCGGCGATCCCTGGCCACTGGGCTAGCACTGACGGGCGTGGGCCTCTCCTCCTTTGCTTTTGCTCCACTCTTCCAATGGCTGCTCAGCCAGTACGCCTGGCGGGGGGCCCTGCTGCTGGTGTCTGCCCTCTCCCTCCACTTGGTGGCCTGTGGTGCTCTTCTCCGCCCACTCTCCCTGGCCGAGGACCCTGTCGTGGGTGGCCCTGGGGCCCAACTTGCCAACCTTCTCcatcatggccccttcctccgtTACACCGTTGCCCTCACCCTGATCAACACTGGCTACTTCATTCCCTACGTGCACCTGGTGGCCCATCTTCGGGACCTAGATTGGGACCCACTGCCTGCTGCCTTCCTGCTCTCAGTGGCGGCTATTTCTGACCCTGTGGGGCGTGTGGCTTCTGGGTGGCTAGGGGATGCAGTCCCAGGGCCTGTGGCAAGACTCCTGATGCTCTGGACCACCCTGACTGGGGTGATACTGGCCCTGTACCCTGCGGCTCAGGCTCCCACAGCCCTGGTGGCTCTGACTGTGGCCTATGGCTTCACATCAGGGGCCCTGACCCCAGTGGCCTTCTCCGTGCTGCCTGAACTGGTGGGAactggaaagatatactgtggcCTGGGACTGGTGCAGATGGTAGAAAGCATCGGGGGGCTGCTGGGGGCTCCTCTATCAGGTAAGGGGACTGGGATTTCCAGGTGGGTGCGGGCTGCCACGTCATACCATTCAGGGAGGGAATTGACATTATAGTTATGTGAATACTGCCCTCTGG from the Delphinus delphis chromosome 19, mDelDel1.2, whole genome shotgun sequence genome contains:
- the SLC16A13 gene encoding monocarboxylate transporter 13 isoform X2 is translated as MALRAEPPDGGWGWMVVLSAFFQSALVFGVLRSFGVFFVEFVAAFEEPAARVSWIASIGIAVQQFGRSGWALTFTPTLACLSRYFSRRRSLATGLALTGVGLSSFAFAPLFQWLLSQYAWRGALLLVSALSLHLVACGALLRPLSLAEDPVVGGPGAQLANLLHHGPFLRYTVALTLINTGYFIPYVHLVAHLRDLDWDPLPAAFLLSVAAISDPVGRVASGWLGDAVPGPVARLLMLWTTLTGVILALYPAAQAPTALVALTVAYGFTSGALTPVAFSVLPELVGTGKIYCGLGLVQMVESIGGLLGAPLSGYLRDVTGTYTASFVVAGAFLLAGSGVLITLPHFFCLSAPTSKPQDPVTEALDTKVPLPREGLGED
- the BCL6B gene encoding B-cell CLL/lymphoma 6 member B protein, with translation MGSTAAPEGTLGYVREFTRHSSDVLGNLNELRLRGILTDVTLLVGGQPLRAHKAVLIACSGFFYSIFRGRAGVGVDVLSLPGGPEAGGFAPLLDFMYTSRLRLSPATAPAVLAAATYLQMEHVVQACHRFIQASYEPLGISLRPLEAEPPTPPTAPPPGSPRRSEGHPDPPTESRSCSQGPPSPGSPDPKACNWKKYKFIVLNSQASQAGSLAGERSSGQLCSQARLPSGDEASSSSSSEEGPISGPQSRLSPTAATVQFKCGAPVNTPHLLTPRAPETTGSHSGRAHPPPGSEFFSCQSCEAVAGCSSGLDPLAPGDEDKPYKCQLCRSAFRYKGNLASHRTVHTGEKPYHCSVCGARFNRPANLKTHSRIHSGEKPYKCETCGSRFVQVAHLRAHVLIHTGEKPYPCPTCGTRFRHLQTLKSHVRIHTGEKPYHCDPCSLHFRHKSQLRLHLRQKHGAATNTKVHYHILGGP
- the SLC16A13 gene encoding monocarboxylate transporter 13 isoform X1, with amino-acid sequence MALRAEPPDGGWGWMVVLSAFFQSALVFGVLRSFGVFFVEFVAAFEEPAARVSWIASIGIAVQQFGSPVGSALSTKFGPRPVVMAGGILAALGMLLAAFATSLTHLYLSIGLLSGSGWALTFTPTLACLSRYFSRRRSLATGLALTGVGLSSFAFAPLFQWLLSQYAWRGALLLVSALSLHLVACGALLRPLSLAEDPVVGGPGAQLANLLHHGPFLRYTVALTLINTGYFIPYVHLVAHLRDLDWDPLPAAFLLSVAAISDPVGRVASGWLGDAVPGPVARLLMLWTTLTGVILALYPAAQAPTALVALTVAYGFTSGALTPVAFSVLPELVGTGKIYCGLGLVQMVESIGGLLGAPLSGYLRDVTGTYTASFVVAGAFLLAGSGVLITLPHFFCLSAPTSKPQDPVTEALDTKVPLPREGLGED